The sequence below is a genomic window from Thermanaerothrix sp..
TGGCCCTTTAGAACCTCCACGGGCCCCGTGGGTGAGGGCCTTTGGGGGGCGAAGAGGGCCCGAAGGGCCTTGTCCAGGTGCAGCGGCCGAGGGAGGCCGTCGGGGCCTAAGCGGTCATAATCGTACAGCCGGTAGGTTACGTCGGAGCTTATCTGCACCTCCGCCACAAAGGCCCCGGCGCAAAGGGAGTGGACCGTGCCGGGGGGTATGAAGACGAAGTCCCCGGGGCGTATGGGCACCCGCCTTAACAACCGATCCCACCGGCCCTCCAGGGCCCACCGGGCCGCCTGCTCCACCGTACCGCCGTTGTGGCCCAGCACCATGGACGCCCCCTCGGGGTAGTCCAACACGTACCAGCACTCCGCCTTGCCCGGGTCCCTCTCCCCCAGCTCCACCGCCAAGCGGTCGTCGGGATGGACCTGTATGGACAGATCCTGTGCGGCGTCTATGAGCTTAACCATGATTGGGAAGGGGTCCTGGTACGAGAAATCCCCAAAGAGCTCCGGCCGAATCCTGAAGAGCTCCATAAGCCCCATCCCCTCAAAGGGCCCCGAAGCCACGAGGCTCTCGCCCCCAGGGTGCCCCGAGAGGGCCCAACACTCCCCCAGGGGCCCTCCAAAGGCCCCTTCGGGAAGTCCGAAGAGCTCCCGCAGCCTGCGGCCCCCCCAGAGCCTCTCCTTGAAGACCGGGGTTAGCCTGAAA
It includes:
- a CDS encoding class I mannose-6-phosphate isomerase, which codes for MEGLVFRLTPVFKERLWGGRRLRELFGLPEGAFGGPLGECWALSGHPGGESLVASGPFEGMGLMELFRIRPELFGDFSYQDPFPIMVKLIDAAQDLSIQVHPDDRLAVELGERDPGKAECWYVLDYPEGASMVLGHNGGTVEQAARWALEGRWDRLLRRVPIRPGDFVFIPPGTVHSLCAGAFVAEVQISSDVTYRLYDYDRLGPDGLPRPLHLDKALRALFAPQRPSPTGPVEVLKGQGWEQRVFLKGEPFFVSLVRTRGAVKLLAKDAFMCVGVLSGAGRVRWDSGEIQVLAGDHLLASRGTHFALEGDLEALLSSPSNKGNEAPGAQPRNGAWGL